TGGTAATATTCACTTTTTTGCTGACTATCTTTTTTACTATGAACCATTTAAAAAAATTGATGAAGCTGATGATCAAGATGTTTCTTCTTTTCTATTAGATTATTTCCCACGTAAAGCAATGTGGGCATCTGAAAGCAGCACTAAATCTTACATGACTTCTTTCAAAAAGTTTTTCTCTTATATGGTGGAAACCCAGAAAATTAGTCCTGAGATAGAAGCTGAAGTTAAAGAAACTATCAAAGAAGGTAAACAGGACTTTCTTGATGCTGTGAGTGAGTAATTACCAAGATGCCAAAAGCCAACAGTTTTGAAGAACAATATCCCCACATTAACCGTTTTGTAGAAGAACGCGGTTGGATAGAAATAGGAGAAAGTGAATATATTGATTCTTTTGTCAGAGCTTATGATTATGGTGGAACAGTTTATGAAGGGAAAAGCAGTTATTCCACTATGGAACTTGCATTACAGGACTTAGATAAACACATCAAAGCCTATTTTGAAGATTTGGGAATCTAAATGATAGCATTATTTAGCAACATTCCCTGAAGAAAACCTTATGAAGTGGGCAATTGTCGTTGATATTCAATTCTAATGTAAGGTCTATTCGGTGTTACAAATGGCAGACGAGAAATTTCTGTTAATCCCCATTTTTTAAACTGACTCAGTTCAAATTCAGATAATAACCAAGGTGGTCCATCTGGTTCAGCTTCTGTTTCTCGAAAACCTGTAATTACTAAGAGAGTTCCCCCGATTGCAACCGTAGAAGAAACTGACTCAATAGCTAGAGAACGGACGTTTAATGGTAGTGCTTGAATGTTTCTACATTCATAAACTAAATCAAAAGTTTGATGCCATTGACTAGGAATTGCTAATAGGTCTGCAACTGTATAATTAACAGATGAGTTAGGGAATCTTTCCTGACACCAATTAACAGCAGTGGGTGAGATATCAAAGGCTGTGACGCGATATTGTTTTTGTGCTAAAGCTTCTGCATCGTCTCCTAAACCACAACCAATGACTAAGGCTGAAGATTTTTCTTGACTGGGGTGATGGATATGTAACCACTCTTGTAAATAGTCATGGGGGGTCAATTTTGCCCAAGGAACTTGATTTACATCACCAAGAGATTCTGAATAGACAATTTCAAACCAAGATGATGGGTTTCCTTCGGCGAACTGCTTGCAGCAGCGCTTCGCTATCGCTTGGTTAGCTAATTCTTGAATTTTCTGTTGTATGGGTTGTTGTTCAGTCATTTTAGGTAATTTTAAATTTATCAACAGTTTCCCGAC
This region of Dolichospermum flos-aquae CCAP 1403/13F genomic DNA includes:
- a CDS encoding site-specific integrase; its protein translation is MSDFDKEVAKIQKYNQPILEGFYTWLQQAGLSRKTIKQHLGNIHFFADYLFYYEPFKKIDEADDQDVSSFLLDYFPRKAMWASESSTKSYMTSFKKFFSYMVETQKISPEIEAEVKETIKEGKQDFLDAVSE
- a CDS encoding class I SAM-dependent methyltransferase — encoded protein: MTEQQPIQQKIQELANQAIAKRCCKQFAEGNPSSWFEIVYSESLGDVNQVPWAKLTPHDYLQEWLHIHHPSQEKSSALVIGCGLGDDAEALAQKQYRVTAFDISPTAVNWCQERFPNSSVNYTVADLLAIPSQWHQTFDLVYECRNIQALPLNVRSLAIESVSSTVAIGGTLLVITGFRETEAEPDGPPWLLSEFELSQFKKWGLTEISRLPFVTPNRPYIRIEYQRQLPTS